A single region of the Lotus japonicus ecotype B-129 chromosome 4, LjGifu_v1.2 genome encodes:
- the LOC130711988 gene encoding pantothenate kinase 2-like: protein MAHTGTGTANTPIHRSSSRPQLDLSKAAIQGNVEDRDPTILLPNQSHDISHLALDIGGSLIKLVYFSRHEDHSTNDKRMRRLRSLKDKLGFPNGNRRSYPILGGRLHFVKFETNKINECLDFIYSKNLHHGRESSNTIIKATGGGAFKYAELFKEKLGLSLDKEDEMACLVAGANFLLKAIRHEAFTHMEGQKEFVQIDSNELYPYLLVNIGSGVSMIKVDGDGKFERVSGTNVGGGTYWGLGRLLTKCKSFDELLELSQKGDNRNTDMLVGDIYGGMDYSKIGLSASTIASSFGKATLEGKELEDYRPEDISLALLRMISYNIGQISYLTALQFGLKRIFFGGFFTRGHAYTMDAISFAIHFWSKGATQAMFLRHEGFLGALGAFMSYEKHGLDDLMVHQLVERFPMGAPYTGGKIQGPPHRNLNEKISWMEKFLQKGTEITAPVPMAPPGTTGLGGFEVPLSKGSALRHDASALNVGVLHLVPTLEVFPLLADPKIYEPNTIDLSDHSELEYWFKILSDHLPDLVDKAVASEGGTDDAKRRGDAFARAFSAHLVRLMEEPAAYGKLGLANLLEMREECLREFHFVDAYISIKQRENEASLAVLPDLLMELDSLDEETRLLTLIEGVLAANIFDWGSRACVDLYHEGTIIEIYRMSRNKMQRPWRVDNFDAFKERMLGTGDKKLPPHRRALLFVDNAGADIVLGMLPLARELLRRGTEVVLVANSLPALNDVTAMELPDIVAEAAKHCDILRRAAESGGLLVDAMTYTLDSPRQNLPSVPLMVVENGCGSPCIDLRQVSSELAAAAKGADLIILEGMGRSLHTNLNARFQCDALKLAMVKNQRLAEKLVKGNIYDCVCKYEPAN, encoded by the exons GGTCTTTGATAAAGTTGGTGTACTTTTCAAGACATGAAGACCATTCAACTAATGATAAAAGGATGAGAAGGTTGAGAAGTTTGAAGGATAAACTGGGATTTCCCAATGGTAACAGGAGAAGCTATCCTATTCTTGGTGGGAGGCTTCATTTTGTCAAGTTTGAGACTAACAAGATCAATGAATGCTTAGATTTTATCTATTCAAAGAATCTTCACCATG GTAGGGAATCATCGAATACCATAATTAAG GCTACTGGTGGTGGAGCATTCAAATATGCTGAACTTTTTAAAGAGAAACTCGGGCTTAGCCTTGACAAAGAAGATGAAATGGCTTGTCTTGTAGCCGGAGCCAATTTCTTGCTCAAG GCAATTCGCCATGAAGCTTTTACACACATGGAGGGTCAGAAAGAGTTTGTTCAAATTGATTCTAATGAGTTGTATCCTTATCTTCTAGTTAATATTGGATCAGGTGTTAGTATGATCAAG GTTGATGGGGATGGCAAATTTGAGAGGGTTAGTGGAACAAATGTAGGTGGTGGTACTTACTGGGGCTTGGGAAGGCTGTTAACAAAGTGCAAGAG CTTTGATGAGTTACTCGAGCTGAGTCAGAAAGGAGACAACAGAAACACAGATATGCTAGTTGGAGACATTTATGGGGGTATGGACTATTCTAAG ATTGGCCTATCGGCTTCTACAATTGCGTCAAGTTTTGGCAAGGCTACACTGGAAGGAAAGGAGCTTGAAGATTACAGACCTGAAGATATATCACTCGCTCTGCTACGGATGATTTCATACAACATTGGCCAG ATATCTTACTTGACTGCACTGCAATTTGGATTGAAGCGTATCTTTTTTGGAGGTTTTTTCACAAGGGGTCATGCCTATACCATGGATGCTATTTCTTTTGCAATACATTTCTG GTCTAAAGGGGCTACACAAGCAATGTTCTTGCGACATGAAGGATTTCTGGGAGCATTAGGTGCATTTATGAGCTATGAAAAGCATGGTTTAGATGACCTCATGGTGCATCAGTTAGTTGAAAGATTCCCAATGGGAGCTCCATATACAGGAGGCAAGATTCAGGGCCCACCACATAGGAATTTGAATGAGAAG ATTTCATGGATGGAGAAGTTTCTGCAGAAGGGGACTGAGATTACTGCCCCTGTGCCAATGGCTCCTCCTGGAACTACTGGGCTTGGGGGTTTTGAAGTTCCTTTGTCAAAAGGAAGTGCTCTACGACACGATGCTAGTGCTCTAAATGTTGGTGTTCTCCATCTAGTACCAACCTTAGAGGTCTTTCCTTTATTAGCAGACCCAAAAAT ATATGAGCCTAATACTATTGATCTCTCAGATCACAGCGAATTAGA ATATTGGTTCAAGATTTTGTCTGATCACTTGCCAGATCTTGTGGACAAG GCTGTCGCAAGTGAAGGTGGGACTGATGATGCCAAAAGAAGGGGCGATGCTTTTGCTCGTGCATTTTCTGCTCACCTGGTTAG GTTAATGGAGGAGCCTGCTGCATACGGGAAGTTAGGCTTGGCCAACCTATTGGAAATGAGGGAAGAGTGCTTGAGAGAATTCCATTTTGTCGATGCCTACATAAGCATAAAGCAGAG GGAAAATGAAGCTTCACTTGCTGTTTTACCTGATTTGTTGATGGAGCTTGATAGTTTGGATGAG GAAACTAGACTACTTACTTTAATTGAAGGTGTTCTTGCTGCAAACATTTTTGACTGGGGATCTCGTGCATGTGTGGATCTCTATCATGAAGGAACTATTATTGAAATTTACAGAATGAGTCGCAATAAAATGCAGAGACCTTGGCGA GTGGACAATTTTGATGCCTTTAAAGAGAGAATGTTGGGGACTGGGGACAAGAAACTTCCCCCACACAGAAGAGCTTTACTTTTTGTGGATAATGCAGGTGCTGACATTGTTCTAGGGATGCTTCCCTTGGCACGAGAGCTCCTCCGCCGTGGAACTGAA GTGGTTCTGGTAGCAAATTCCCTTCCTGCTTTAAATGATGTGACTGCAATGGAGCTTCCTGATATTGTTGCTGAGGCTGCCAAG CACTGTGACATTCTTAGGCGAGCGGCTGAATCGGGAGGCTTGCTTGTGGATGCAATGACCTATACCTTAGATAGTCCCAGACAAAATTTGCCTTCGGTTCCCTTGATGGTTGTTGAGAATGGGTGTGGTAGTCCTTGTATAGACTTAAGGCAGGTCAGCTCTGAGCTGGCTGCTGCTGCAAAAGGTGCAGATCTG ATAATTTTGGAAGGGATGGGTAGATCTCTTCATACAAACCTCAATGCTCGATTTCAGTGTGATGCTTTAAAG CTTGCAATGGTGAAAAACCAGAGATTGGCTGAAAAGTTAGTTAAAGGGAATATATACGACTGTGTTTGCAAATACGAGCCTGCAAATTGA
- the LOC130712975 gene encoding CASP-like protein 1B1 — translation MVKKMMEEGDDRWSLSELRTIIALYATQRTHTIGTNPITATISAKFHHSPAFVFFVIANGIASVHNMVVIALDVLGPRSDNQGLYLTLIAIFDMMIMALASAGDGAAAFMSELGRNGNSHARWAKICHKFGTYCNRGGGALIASFIGIILLLIITVMSITVITT, via the exons atggtgaagaagatgatggaggaGGGAGATGACCGTTGGAGCCTTTCAGAGTTAC GCACAATCATAGCCCTCTATGCAACTCAAAGAACACACACCATTGGTACCAATCCAATAACAGCTACAATCTCTGCAAAGTTTCACCATAGTCCAGCTTTTGT GTTCTTTGTTATAGCTAATGGAATTGCCAGCGTTCATAACATGGTGGTCATAGCATTGGATGTTTTAGGACCCCGGTCTGATAACCAAGGACTTTATCTTACACTGATTGCAATATTTGACATG ATGATTATGGCTCTTGCATCAGCCGGGGATGGTGCAGCAGCATTCATGTCAGAATTGGGAAGGAATGGTAATTCACATGCAAGGTGGGCCAAGATATGTCACAAATTTGGAACCTACTGCAACAGAGGTGGTGGTGCCCTTATTGCCTCTTTCATTGGCATCATTCTCCTCCTCATTATCACAGTGATGTCCATCACTGTGATAACAACGTAG
- the LOC130712974 gene encoding cyclin-T1-5-like: MEDDTIGTACLSIATKDEDKPGSLWSVIVFSYSLNYPHNPEEAMKQIYESQEIFNSRKELIILAEKLVLATLNFTFEIPHPHDFLTAYVTTLAIEPVESKNKLIRVASEFANDGNLTTLSLQFCPQQIAGVCIFLAVKLLKLELQDGSESFWRNMIGVTQQQLEAICNQLLRIYVIFRKRRGLEENAGDGGGARADAEAPATNEAQAREPNPSSKGKEVVGSASGAGDGDGTSAAGDGDLASAAGDGDLASVAAETLVLLLHHARAVQQARAVQRVQADEPNPSSSKREEQVEGSSSPAATNALVLLGVTPKHSSSSEE; encoded by the exons ATGGAAGATGAT ACTATTGGAACTGCTTGTCTGTCAATTGCTACTAAGGATGAAGACAAACCTGGTAGCCTATGGAGTGTTATTGTTTTTTCCTATAGTCTCAATTACCCGCACAATCCTGAAGAAGCTATGAAGCAAATATACGAGAGTCAG GAAATATTTAACTCACGGAAAGAGTTAATCATTCTTGCAGAGAAGCTTGTACTTGCTACTttaaattttacttttgaaattcCACATCCCCATGACTTCCTTACAGCCTACGTGACGACCTTGGCTATTGAGCCTGTCGAAAGTAAGAACAAACTTATTCGAGTTGCCTCGGAGTTTGCCAATGATGG GAATTTGACAACGCTTAGCTTGCAATTCTGCCCGCAACAAATTGCAGGAGTTTGCATTTTCCTTGCTGTCAAGCTCCTAAAGCTGGAGCTTCAGGATGGTAGTGAGAGCTTTTGGCGGAATATGATTGGTGTCACCCAACAACAATTGGAAG CGATTTGCAACCAGTTATTGAGAATCTATGTGATCTTTAGAAAAAGAAGAGGACTGGAAGAAAATGCAGGTGATGGAGGGGGAGCAAGAGCTGATGCAGAGGCTCCTGCTACGAATGAGGCGCAAGCACGTGAACCGAATCCATCATCTAAAGGAAAAGAAGTGGTAGGAAGTGCAAGTGGTGCTGGAGATGGAGATGGAACAAGTGCTGCTGGAGATGGAGATTTAGCAAGTGCTGCTGGAGATGGAGATTTAGCAAGTGTTGCTGCAGAGACTCTGGTCCTGCTACTACATCATGCGCGAGCAGTACAGCAGGCACGAGCAGTACAGCGGGTGCAAGCAGACGAGCCTAATCCATCGTCGTCTAAAAGAGAAGAACAGGTGGAAGGAAGTTCATCACCAGCTGCTACAAATGCTCTGGTCCTCCTAGGTGTAACCCCTAAGCACTCATCATCTTCAGAAGAATGA